ATTTCATTTCAGAAACAAGATCTATAAACGTCTTAAGAATATTAGAGGCTTCAAAATAACGACTCATTTTTTCATTTGACGTGGATAAATCTAAAACATACTTGCAAGCACCCTTTGTATCTCCTTTTTTTATTAGATCTTCTAAATCTTGTCTAAAATCTCTTCTCCCAAATATAGTGCTCATTAAAGCCTCCCATAACTTATTATAGACTAATTTGAAAGTATTGCAAGAAAGTAATAAATATTTAACAAAAATTTATTATAATATTTTGGAAGGGGCAGTAGTTCAGTGGTAGAACGCATCCTTCGCAAGGATGAGGCCGAGGGTTCAACTCCCTTCTGCTCCACCATCTATTTATGGTATTTTTCATTATTAATAATCGTAAAGGCTCTGTATAACTGCTCTGCAAAAATCACCGTTGCAAGTTCGTGAGCAAAAGTTAATCTTGAAAGGCTAACTGTAAAGTCTGCTTTCTTTAGAATGTCTTCTTTAAAACCTTCCGCACCGCCTATAAAAAAGTAGATATTTTTATTTGTGCGTAAAAGGAGTTTTGAAAGAAAATCCTCAAACTCTAAAGAACTAAACTCTTTACCACTTCTATCAAGAAGAATATTGTAAGTTTCTTTGTTTAGAAATTCAATAACTGATTTTGTTTCTATAACCTCAATGGGTATATACCACTTAATCCTTGAGATGTATTCATTTAGAAGATTTATGTAACTTTCGTTTTTTAGTTTAAACTCAAGAACTATTACTATTTTCATAATTTATTACACTGTCTCTCTTGTTGAGTGTGTTAATAAAACTTATGTTTAAAATAAGAAACCAACTATAAACCATTTTACCACAA
The nucleotide sequence above comes from Caldisericaceae bacterium. Encoded proteins:
- a CDS encoding 23S rRNA (pseudouridine(1915)-N(3))-methyltransferase RlmH produces the protein MKIVIVLEFKLKNESYINLLNEYISRIKWYIPIEVIETKSVIEFLNKETYNILLDRSGKEFSSLEFEDFLSKLLLRTNKNIYFFIGGAEGFKEDILKKADFTVSLSRLTFAHELATVIFAEQLYRAFTIINNEKYHK